The genomic stretch GGAATCGCCGGTGGCTTTGATGGGGTCGATTCTGCGCTTTGCATCGTCTGTTTGCGAGGAAATGCAATCGACGTCGTCCGGGCAGACGGCGAACATGCCATTGGTCATGCCCAGGTCCGGGGCTTTGGTCGAGCAGGCCGGGAAGGCGGCCAGGGAGATCGCGATAACGGTAGTGGCGAGTAGTTGTTTCATGGCTTTTGGTATATTTCGAAACCGAACGCAAAAGCAACCACTCATTTCGAATGGAGGCGTATCCCGATCAGCGTGTGCGGGTGGCCATCACCACGCCGGAGAAGATGAGCACGAAACCCGCGGCATGGACCGGAGTCACAGGCTGACCAAGCAAGAGCCAGGCGCCCATTCCGCTGAATACCGGTATGAAATATTGAAATAAGGCCGCATTGCCCGGTCCGATGTGCATGATGGCGGTGTTCCAGAGGAAGAACGCGGCCAGGGAAGCCAGTACGCCAGTATACAAGACCGCTCCGCCCACTGCCGGAGTAAGAGTCCAGGACGGGACGAAATACTGTTCCACGAGGGCCGCGGGGATGAGCGGAATGGTTCCCAGGAGAAAGGTCGCCCCGAGATAGGCGTTTCGGCTGATGGTCGCGGGTTTGCGCTTGACCAGGATGGAATACACGGCCCAAAGGAATCCGGCGCAGAACATCCAGATGTCGCCCAGGCGAAAGGTCAGGTTAAGGAGCGTGTCCAGGGAGCCTCTGGTGGCGATGGCCAGCATTCCGGAAATGGCGATGGCCAGACCGGCCCAGCGCAACGGAGAGATGCGTTCCTTCAGGAATATGCGGGCAAGAATGACTACGAAGACCGGCGTGGTGGCTGCGAACAGGGCCATATTTACGGTGTCCGTGGTACGCGCGCTGATGTACACCATCGTGTTGAACAGGGTCACGCCGGTGATGGACGCCGCCAGAAGCTCGCCGCGATGGTCGAGAAGCGCTTGCATGTCGCGTTGCATGTCGCGTTTGGCGAAGGGCAGGAACACCGCCGTGGCCGTCAACCATCGGAGTGCGGCCAGCGTGACAGGAGGGATATCGTCCACGAAGCCGCTGGCGATGAGAAAATTGCCTGACCAAATGGTCACGGCGAGCAGGGCGAAGATGACTCCGAGTGGACGATTGCCGAACATGCAGAGTGTGATAGTCGAAGCCGTATGGCTTGGCAATCTCTATCTATCCGTCACTATTGGCGCATTTGGAATCCAGCCGAACCGGTCGAGGTCAATGCGTCCGGCGTGGTCGAACTCCACCCCCTCAGCCTGGAGCAGGCGTTTTTGCTCATCATGCCCCTGGAATTCGTCCAAGGCAATCTTGCCCTCGCGATTGACCACCCTGTGCCACGGCAAGTTCTCCTTGCGGGAGCTTGAATGGAGCACCCTGACGACCTGCCGCGCTCCCCGGGCGTTGCCAGCCAAGGCGGCCACGCTGCCGTAAGTGGATACACGCCCCTTGGGAATGGCGCGTATGATTTCGATGATGCTTTGGGTAAGAGGGGAGGCCATGCCGTCAGATAAACCGCTACGAGTGCGCAAGGCAAGCCCCCCCCAGAGTTCGTCACCCGGTTTCCTCTCCGCTGTTTGCAAGAGCCGTTACTTGAACAACCGTTCGTCCTTGTGGTCGGGGCTTTGTTCCCCGTCCACCAGCAGATAGCGGTTCTCCCATCGTTTCAACATGGTGACGAGTACTATCATGTTGGCGTTGAGTCGGGTGATTTCCTTTTTCGTGGCCTTGGTCCATTTCCAGATGAAGAGCGGGGCGAAGATCAGGCAAAAGAGGAGGATGAGCGCCAGGATGCAGAGGATGACCAGGATCACGCCATTAGTTGCCATGACATAAGGTTCCATGAGGTCACCATATTGTTCGTGTGGTTGCAGTGGGGCCGGAAATGCATCGTCTTCCAGGCCGGCAACGGTGTTGGTAGCCGGTTGCTCCTGTTCGGATTAGCACGGATCGGGCATGGCCGGGCCTGAACAACGTTCCGGTTCGTGGCGTTGACGCAAAAGAAGATGGGAAACATGATTTCGCAGGATTTATTCGGAATGCCATGACTTTTGCTCCAACCCCGTCCGTTTGGCGGACGCGCTTTGGGATGGGTTCCGGAACAATGGGCAGCCTTTGAGCGAGCACTTCTTATATAGCCTGTGA from Desulfovibrio sp. Fe33 encodes the following:
- a CDS encoding DMT family transporter, producing MFGNRPLGVIFALLAVTIWSGNFLIASGFVDDIPPVTLAALRWLTATAVFLPFAKRDMQRDMQALLDHRGELLAASITGVTLFNTMVYISARTTDTVNMALFAATTPVFVVILARIFLKERISPLRWAGLAIAISGMLAIATRGSLDTLLNLTFRLGDIWMFCAGFLWAVYSILVKRKPATISRNAYLGATFLLGTIPLIPAALVEQYFVPSWTLTPAVGGAVLYTGVLASLAAFFLWNTAIMHIGPGNAALFQYFIPVFSGMGAWLLLGQPVTPVHAAGFVLIFSGVVMATRTR
- a CDS encoding MGMT family protein encodes the protein MASPLTQSIIEIIRAIPKGRVSTYGSVAALAGNARGARQVVRVLHSSSRKENLPWHRVVNREGKIALDEFQGHDEQKRLLQAEGVEFDHAGRIDLDRFGWIPNAPIVTDR